A region from the Cytophagia bacterium CHB2 genome encodes:
- a CDS encoding SDR family oxidoreductase, translating into YKCCRLITPHMKARRQGTIINVSSTAGQRGEAFHSHYAASKGAIISFTKSLAPELAPFNITVNCVAPGWVATDMSNEAIAAEGEKITGIIPLRRPGTAEEIAGPIIFLASNLASYLTGEILNVNGGNVLAG; encoded by the coding sequence TTATAAGTGTTGCCGTCTGATCACACCGCATATGAAAGCGCGGCGCCAAGGCACGATCATCAACGTGTCGAGCACAGCCGGCCAGCGCGGCGAGGCCTTTCATTCACATTATGCCGCAAGTAAGGGCGCCATCATCAGCTTTACGAAATCGCTTGCGCCGGAATTGGCGCCTTTCAACATCACGGTGAATTGCGTCGCGCCCGGTTGGGTGGCGACCGATATGTCAAACGAAGCCATTGCCGCAGAAGGGGAGAAGATCACCGGCATAATTCCGCTGCGCCGGCCCGGCACCGCAGAAGAAATTGCCGGCCCGATTATTTTCCTGGCTTCCAATCTGGCATCTTATCTCACCGGCGAGATCTTGAATGTGAATGGCGGAAATGTATTGGCGGGATAA